In the Sandaracinus amylolyticus genome, CGCGCAGCAGCTTCTCCGCGCCGTACTCGGTCGTGTAGCCGACTCCGCCGTGGATCTGCACGCAGCGCCTTCCCATCTCGACCGCCTTCTCGGCGCCGAGGTACTTGAGCAGCGGCGTGACGCGACGCGCGGCGCGACGATGACGCGCGGCCTTCTTCTCGATCGCCTTGCGCTCCTCGGCCGAGAGATCGCCGCGGAACTTCAGCTGCAGGCCGAGCTTCTGGCCCATCTCCTCGTGGAACACGCCCTCGACGCAGAGCGCGCGGATGCCCGCGACGTCCGTCTTCATCTCCTCGAGGTAGTCCGCGATCATCTCGTGGCGATCGATGGTCTTGCCCATCGATCGACGCTGCGCCGCGTACTCCTCGGCCAGGCGGATCGCGGCCTCGCAGAGGCCCACGCACTCGAAGCCGACGCCCACGCGGGCGCCGTTCATCAGCGTGAGCATGTACTCGAAGCCCTCGCCCCTCTTGCCGATCAGCATCGCGGGCGCGCGCTCGAACGCGAGCGCCGCGGTGACCGACGCGTGGTGCCCGAGCTTCTCCTCGACGCGCTCGAGCGTGACCACGCGACGGCGCGTTCCGTCGGGCAGATCCTCGTAGGTCGGCACGAGGAACATCGAGAGGCCCTTGAGGCCCGCGAAGGGATCGTCGGGCGCGCCCGCCTTCTCGGTCCGCGCGATCACGAAGTGCCACTTCCCGTGGCCCGACGTGATGAAGATCTTCTGGCCGGTGACGAACCAGTTGCCCTTCTCGTCCTGCTCACCGACCGCGCGCAGCTGCGCCATGTCGCTGCCGGCGTCGGGCTCGGTGATGTCCATGCAGCCCCACGACTCGCCGCGCGCGATCTCGCGGATGACGTTCTCGAAGCGCGTCTTCTTGATCTCGCCGGTCGTGGGATCGACCTCGGTCGTGCCCTCGCGGATCGAGAACATGAGCGCCGCGAGCGCCATGCCTCCGTGGAAGCCGTGGTGCGCCATCGTGCTGACGTCGGCGCGCCCGAAGATCTCGCTCGCCAGGTAGTAGAGCGCGAGCGGCGCGTTCATGCCGCCGAGCTCGCGCGGCACGCAGAGGCCGTGCAGCTCCATCTGCTTGATCCGATCGAAGATGCCCTGGAGGAAGTCGGGCAGGCGCGCCTCGCCCTTCTCGAAGATCACCGCCTCGCGATCGATGCGCGCGACGTGCGGCGCGATCTCGTCGGCGACGAACTGACCGACCATGTCGGCGATCTCGAGGTAGAGCTCGGTCGCTTCCTCCGTGCTCTTCGGGCCGCCGGGGCTCCGGAACTCGTGCTCGGTCACGCGCACCAGCGCGTCCCAGTCGAGCCCCTTCTCGAAGTACCAGCGGAGGTCGTCGTTGTCCTTGTAGAAGTTGCCCATTGCGATCAGTCCCCTCGGTCAGCCAGCCATCAGCGCCGCACGCGCGACGCGCTTGATCTCGTTCGCGATGCGCGCGGGGAGCTTCGTCCCCGTGCTCCGCGACCCGTTGCTCCCGCGCGCAGCGGCGAGCATCGACACCGTGCCGGTGGTCGCGACGTTTCCGATCACCAGGTGGATCACCATCACCACGTAGGCCTCGGGATCGACGTCGGCGCGCAGCGCCCCCGCGCTCTGACCGCGCTGGATCGACTCGGTCACCACCGCCATCCACGGCGACGCGTACGTCGCGAGCAGCGCGCGCATCGCGTCGGGACGATCGAGCGCCTCGCGCAGGAGCAAGCGCGCGCGATCGGGATCCTCGGCGAAGAACGCGATGGTCTCGTCGAGCACCGCGTCGAAGCGATCCTCGCGCGTCGCGGCGCGCATCAGCGCGGGCAGCGCCTCGTTCCAGCGCGAGAGGAGCGCGTCGAGCACCGCGCGGTGCAGCTCGTCCTTGCTCGCGAAGTGCCAGAGCAGCGAGGGCTTCCGCATCCCGACCGCGTCGGCGATGTCCTGCAGCGAGGTCGCGTCGAGGCCCTTCTGCGCGATGAGCTTCGTCGCGGCGCGGAGGATTCGATCACGCGCGTCCGGCTCGGGCCGCGGCTTCGCGTCGGCCTTCTTCGGTGCGCTGCTGCGACGGCTTGCAGGGGTTGCCACGACTCTCCCTAACGCTCGGTCGGGAGATCCCTACCACTCGTTAGAGGAAGTCGCAAGCGACGGAACGACTGGGTCCCACACCGCGGGACTTGTCGGCGCGCGCGAGCGGATCGCGATCAACTCGGAACACCGAGGAAACACTCGTTGCGCTACATTGGAGTCGTGCCTTATCGCACGGACGCCTCGGCGCTCGGGCGAGAGCGAGCGCGAATGCTCGCCGAGCTCAAGGATCTCGAGTCGCGCTTCACCGACGTGTTCTGGCAAGAGCTCGCCGCGGGGCTCGGAGTCTCGCGATGGAGCCTCGAGGACGTCCCTCGCAGCGCGGAGCTCGCGGCACGTGATGCGCTGATGCGCAGCGAGGCCGCCCGGAGCACGCGCCTCGAAGATCAGGTCGCGGAGCTGGGCGTGCGCATCGCCGCGCTCGAGCGCGTGATCGCGCGATGGAGCTCGCTCACTCGCGCGTGGCGTCGCCCTTCGTCGCGCGCGCCGCGTGGTGATGGATCGCGCAGCGGCGGCGCCGATCCGACGGTCGAGACGGTGCTCGCGCGCGAGCGCATCGAGTCGATGTTGCGCGAGCTGCGCCCTCGCCTGCCGATCGACGTGCGCGTGAAGCCGAACGGCGCGCTGCGCGTGCACTGGGCGATCGCGACCTCGGCGCCGCGCGGGATCGGCGCGGTGCGGCTCGAGCCCGAGCGACTGCTCGACGATCTGCGCAAGGTCGCTGGCGTGCTCACCGACATCGACGTGGGCGACGACCGCTTCGACGGCGCGTTCCTGGTGCGCGGCCACGAGCCGACGGTGCGCAGCGTGCTCGATCACGAGACGCGCGGGCGCTTGCTCCGGCTCGACGCGCGCTGCGCGGATCTGCGCGTGGACGTCGATGGCGGCGAGGCGGTGGTGCGCATGCACTCGTCGCCGACGCTGGAGCTGCTCGAGGACGCGCTCGCGGTGCTGGCGCGGCTGCGTCGCGCGCCGGTGCGTCCGCTGCGCTACGACGACGTCTGATCGCTCGAGGACTGTCGAGAAAATCGGCTCGCCCGCCGGTCCCGCTCCCGTCCGGGACCTGCGGGACGAGCACTCCGGCGAGGACTCAGCGACAGCGGTACGCCGGCGTGCCGTCCCACGTGAAGAGGGGCATGGGGGCGGCCGTGTCGCAGGTCATGCCGGTCGGGCACGGGCGCGACGTGGTGCAGAACGCGGTGCACGTTCCGTCGCCGGCCGCCGGCGCGTCGCAGACGAGCATCGGCAGGCAGCTACCGGTGCCGGCGCACGCAGTGCCCGGCGTCCCGGTGCCCTCACCGGCACAGCGCGCGATCGTCGTCGCGGGGCGCACGAGCACGCTGCAGGTCGTCATCGCGCCGCACTCGGCGCTCGTGAACGGATTGCAGGTCCCTCCGCCGTCGACGCGCGGCGTGTTGGTCCCTCCGTCCTCGAAGTCGAAGCCCGAGAGATCGTAGCTACACGACGCGAGCAGCAGCGAGATCGTCACGAGCACGCGCCGCATCAGAAGGTCCCCTCGAGCGCGAGCCCACCGAGGCCGACCTGCAGACGCACGCCCTCGCGCTCGGCGTGGCGCACCACGGTCGTGCGCGCCGAGCCCTCGACGAAGAACACGATCGCGGTGAGCACACCGAGCGAGGCCGCAGAGATCCACAGCGCGTTGGTCGCGATCTCGTAGCCCTCGAGCTCGCCGCTCACGAAGTCACGCGTGCACCCGGTGATCGCGCACTGATCGCGCAGCTCGTCGCGCCGCCCTTCTCCCTCGACCCACACGATCGGCGACGCGATCGCGGCGCCCACGGTGAGCACGAGCAGCGGCCAGGTCCACACGAACGAGGGACCGCTGTCGACGACCTCGTCGACCGGCGGCGTCGGATCCGAGATCACGACCGACCGCGACGGCTCGCTCGGAGGCGCGGGCTCGCCGCCCATCGGCGTCATCACCGGACGATCCTCGCGGCGCGGGGTCTCGCGCGGCGGCGGCGTCACGTCGACGTGCTGCTGCTCGCGCAGATCGTCGCGCAGCGAGGCGAGGCGCTGCTCGACCTCGGTGCGGTTGCGCGCGTCGGGCACCGACGCGAGGTACTGCTCGAACGCGATGATCGACTCCTCGAGCCGCCCGAGGCGATCCGCGGTGACGCCGATGTCGTAGAGGAGCTCGGCGCGACCGCTCGAGGCGTAGAGCGCGCGGAAGCGCGCGAGCGCGTCCTCGTACCGCCCTTCGTGCCACGCGCGCGAGGCCTCGGTGTACTGCTCGGCGAAGAGATCGCGCGGCGGTGGGACGGCCGCTCCGCCGGTGTGCGCGCCACCGGTGTGCGCGCCCTGCGCAGACGCGCTGGAGGCGATCGAGACGAGCAGCGCGAACGAGAGCGCGAGAACGGAACGCACCGCCCGCGAGGATGCCGCAGCCCCTCGGCGCGAACAACTCAGCACGCGGGAACGGCGCAGCTCGCCGAGCCGTCGGCGTCGACGAGGCATTCGAGCGGCGCGGCGCAGCGTCCCGCGGCACCACAGGGCTCGCCCTCCGAAGCAGGAGGCTGGCACGTCGAGACGATGCACGAGCCCTCGCAGTCGTCGGGAGCGTCGCAGGCGGCACCCTCGGGCGAGCGCACGCAGCGCCCGTCGCGACACTCACCGAGCAGACAAACGTCCTCGCATGCGTCGCCGAGCGACGGAAGCGGCGCGCACTCGCCGGCATCGCAGGAGAAGCCCGTGGGGCACACCGCGCTCGACGCACACGCCGCGCCGGGCCGGGCGATCGCGACGCACCGCTCGTCGAGGCAGCGCGCGTGCTCGCCGCAGCGCGCACCGAACCGCGTGCTGCACGGCTCGCCGTCGGCGACCGTGCGGATGCAGTGAATGCCCATGCTGCACGTCAGGTCGCCGGGGCACGATTCACCGGGAGGGGCGCCGGCATCGCACCGAGCGCCTGCGGGATCCGACGAGCACCTCGCAGAGATGCACCACGGCGCGCTCGGCGGGCACTGGGAGTCGAGATAACACGCGCGTGTGGGATCCTCGCTCGTGCACTCGCCCTCTTCGCAGCGCAGCGAGAGAAGACACGGGTGCGAAGCGTCGCAGCGATCACCCAGCCA is a window encoding:
- a CDS encoding tetratricopeptide repeat protein yields the protein MRSVLALSFALLVSIASSASAQGAHTGGAHTGGAAVPPPRDLFAEQYTEASRAWHEGRYEDALARFRALYASSGRAELLYDIGVTADRLGRLEESIIAFEQYLASVPDARNRTEVEQRLASLRDDLREQQHVDVTPPPRETPRREDRPVMTPMGGEPAPPSEPSRSVVISDPTPPVDEVVDSGPSFVWTWPLLVLTVGAAIASPIVWVEGEGRRDELRDQCAITGCTRDFVSGELEGYEIATNALWISAASLGVLTAIVFFVEGSARTTVVRHAEREGVRLQVGLGGLALEGTF
- a CDS encoding TetR/AcrR family transcriptional regulator translates to MATPASRRSSAPKKADAKPRPEPDARDRILRAATKLIAQKGLDATSLQDIADAVGMRKPSLLWHFASKDELHRAVLDALLSRWNEALPALMRAATREDRFDAVLDETIAFFAEDPDRARLLLREALDRPDAMRALLATYASPWMAVVTESIQRGQSAGALRADVDPEAYVVMVIHLVIGNVATTGTVSMLAAARGSNGSRSTGTKLPARIANEIKRVARAALMAG
- a CDS encoding acyl-CoA dehydrogenase family protein, whose product is MGNFYKDNDDLRWYFEKGLDWDALVRVTEHEFRSPGGPKSTEEATELYLEIADMVGQFVADEIAPHVARIDREAVIFEKGEARLPDFLQGIFDRIKQMELHGLCVPRELGGMNAPLALYYLASEIFGRADVSTMAHHGFHGGMALAALMFSIREGTTEVDPTTGEIKKTRFENVIREIARGESWGCMDITEPDAGSDMAQLRAVGEQDEKGNWFVTGQKIFITSGHGKWHFVIARTEKAGAPDDPFAGLKGLSMFLVPTYEDLPDGTRRRVVTLERVEEKLGHHASVTAALAFERAPAMLIGKRGEGFEYMLTLMNGARVGVGFECVGLCEAAIRLAEEYAAQRRSMGKTIDRHEMIADYLEEMKTDVAGIRALCVEGVFHEEMGQKLGLQLKFRGDLSAEERKAIEKKAARHRRAARRVTPLLKYLGAEKAVEMGRRCVQIHGGVGYTTEYGAEKLLRDAMVMPIYEGTSQIQALMAMKDTLGGIIKNPQRFVRRGAQARWRAVSARDGLEKKLARIQAMSHQAQQHLIMRTASDKLRGLGAVLAGRDVPITEWADRFAKNWDPKRDFAFAMLHAERLTRILCDEAIGEILLEQSKKDPARREILERHLERAEPRVRFLLDEITTTGDRLLAKLGHDVGAAVHREAAE